TTGCCGCTGGCGCTCAGAGGAGCCTTCTTCGCAACAGCCTTCTCGACCTTCTCGGTCTTCGCGGCAGCCTGCTCGGTCTTGGCCACGGCGGCCTTCTCAGCCTTGACGGTCTTCTCGGCGGCAGCCTTCGGCTTCTCGGTCTGAGGAGTCGTCTGGGCGAGAACGAGCGAGCTGAACGCGACAACAGCGAACGCGGCGGTCAGAACAGTGAAGATACGGCGCATCGGATAGCCTCCAGTGATGGATGTTGACTCAACAGCCGCCGCCCGGTGGACGGTCGGCATTCCCTGCATACACAAAGGACGTACCAGGCTGGCCTCGCGGGACGGAATGGTATAAATTACTCTTACGCAGGGACTTACATGACCGACACCACCGCCAAGGTCGTGACCGTCAACCGGCAATCCCGCCCCACCGTGGCAACCTTGTTGGTGCCGCTGCGGGTTCGCCTGCCGCTGCTCGTGGCGCTGGTCGTCACGGTGGTCGTGGGCGCGTCCGGCTACCTCGAGCTCCGAGTCTTCGAATCGAGCATCAGGAGCGATCTCATCGAAATTGCACGCTCGACTGCGCAGGCGGTGGCCGACGACGTCGAGATTGGCGAGGAACCGACCAGACGCGAGGACCTGGCTGAAAGCCTGCGCGAGTTCACGTATGCGTTCCCGTCGATCCGCGCTATCTCGGTCATCAGCGTCGAGAACAGCGAACCGACGCTCGTCGCCAGCACCTCATCCGCCGAGGGCAGCGAGGCGCTGAGCCTTGCGCGTCAGGTGGCAAAGCGCGACGACGTCGTGCACTCCGAGTTGCGGGCACAGATCCACCTCGTCGGCGTTCCCACCAAGCGAAACGATCGTGTATGGGGCGCCGTCGTCGCCACCTATTCGTTCGCGGCCGTCGAGGAACTCCGCCGGCAAGGGCGCATCGTCGTCGTCTGGTTCGTGCCAGCGGCCATCATCCTCGTGACGTTGGTTCTGGACCTGCTCACGCGCCGGCTGATTCACAAACCGATCGCCGGCATTCGCAAGACGATGCAGCGGGTGAGCGCCGGTGACCTGGGGGCGCGCGCGCCCGTCGCGCGTCCCGACGAAATTGGCGTCGTCGCCGACGGGTTGAACGAGATGCTCGCGCAGATGGAAGGATTCAACGAGGCCTTGCAGGAGCGCGTGCGCGAGGCAACGAGCGAGCTCCGGGCGAAGAACGAGGAACTGGTGGAGAGCTACCAGCGGGTGTTCTCGCTTCGCGAGGCGTTGGCGCGGGCCGACCAACTGGCCGCCGTCGGACACATGGCCGCCAACGTCGCGCACCAGGTGGGGACGCCGCTCAACCTCATCTCCGGCTACGTGCAGATGATTCGCGAGGAGGAGGGCCGCGATTCGCGGGTGACGCGCCGGCTGGAGATCGTGCAGGAGCAGATTGCCAAGGTCACCACGATCGTGCG
Above is a genomic segment from Vicinamibacterales bacterium containing:
- a CDS encoding ATP-binding protein translates to MTDTTAKVVTVNRQSRPTVATLLVPLRVRLPLLVALVVTVVVGASGYLELRVFESSIRSDLIEIARSTAQAVADDVEIGEEPTRREDLAESLREFTYAFPSIRAISVISVENSEPTLVASTSSAEGSEALSLARQVAKRDDVVHSELRAQIHLVGVPTKRNDRVWGAVVATYSFAAVEELRRQGRIVVVWFVPAAIILVTLVLDLLTRRLIHKPIAGIRKTMQRVSAGDLGARAPVARPDEIGVVADGLNEMLAQMEGFNEALQERVREATSELRAKNEELVESYQRVFSLREALARADQLAAVGHMAANVAHQVGTPLNLISGYVQMIREEEGRDSRVTRRLEIVQEQIAKVTTIVRTMLDHARRPIPKELTDIGQLARRVSAVARPKLDALGVKLDLSVSTVPPVMADAVQLELALLNLVTNSLDAMPAGGVTSMTVAATEQGAVRIQVADTGTGIAPELLPRIFDPWVTTKEAGRGTGLGLSITREVVAGHGGTISVKSDVGVGSVFTIELPAATLEG